The following are from one region of the Sandaracinus amylolyticus genome:
- a CDS encoding type II secretion system F family protein, with translation MTTSLAWLTYGLALAAIGFVLASMLVASEPPLADARAGHRGIIRARSIAAGGVMRWIDPLVRHVAAWLPPSRLGSLGVRAEEALARAGSPHGWIASELVATAIVMSTLATLGALLACAMVPRVPIALVPLATMVGAAHPLSILREARTHRERTITRALPGCVEVMALCMSAGMDFVGAVRTTLSDAVAAGSPLHDELTRMLEELQLGSTRSAALARLAERVPTRPVRDLVNAALRAEEKGSPLADALAVQASVLRQRRGVAVEEAAARASLALLAPLTLVFGAIMLLVLGPMALSIAEGL, from the coding sequence ATGACGACCTCGCTCGCCTGGCTGACCTACGGGCTCGCGCTCGCCGCGATCGGATTCGTGCTGGCGTCGATGCTCGTCGCGTCGGAGCCCCCGCTCGCCGATGCACGCGCGGGCCATCGCGGGATCATCCGCGCACGCAGCATCGCGGCGGGCGGGGTGATGCGGTGGATCGACCCGCTCGTGCGCCACGTCGCGGCATGGCTCCCGCCGTCGCGGCTGGGATCGCTCGGCGTGCGCGCCGAAGAGGCGCTGGCCCGCGCCGGCTCGCCGCACGGATGGATCGCGTCGGAGCTCGTCGCCACGGCGATCGTGATGTCCACCCTCGCGACCCTCGGCGCGCTGCTCGCGTGCGCGATGGTGCCGCGCGTGCCGATCGCGCTGGTGCCCCTCGCGACGATGGTCGGCGCCGCGCATCCGCTCTCGATCCTCCGTGAAGCGCGCACCCATCGCGAGCGCACGATCACCCGCGCGCTGCCGGGCTGCGTCGAGGTCATGGCGCTCTGCATGAGCGCGGGCATGGACTTCGTCGGCGCGGTGCGCACGACGCTCTCCGACGCGGTCGCCGCGGGCTCGCCGCTCCACGACGAGCTCACGCGCATGCTCGAGGAGCTGCAGCTCGGATCGACGCGCAGCGCGGCGCTCGCGCGCCTCGCCGAGCGCGTGCCGACCCGCCCGGTGCGTGATCTCGTGAACGCGGCGCTGCGCGCGGAAGAGAAGGGCAGCCCGCTCGCCGATGCGCTCGCGGTGCAGGCGTCGGTGCTCCGCCAGCGACGCGGTGTCGCGGTGGAAGAAGCGGCGGCGCGCGCGAGCCTCGCGCTCCTCGCGCCGCTCACGTTGGTGTTCGGCGCCATCATGTTGCTCGTTCTCGGGCCGATGGCGCTCTCGATCGCGGAGGGACTGTGA
- a CDS encoding serine/threonine-protein kinase, whose amino-acid sequence MSVAEGSEVGAIVGPYRVLRPIASGGMGRVYLARHVELGRLAALKFLARTLAGSGRARAQFTFEARATASLSHPNVITVYDVGEHGGRPYVALEYVHGRTLHQLLRADPPSIGRAAQLAEGIARAIAAAHEVGLLHRDLKPSNVVVGHDDRVRVLDFGIARLVEEDGPVAPDDLTRFDLRPSAIARSADASVAGTPAYMAPEQWEGRDARGTDSWAIGLVLYEMLARKQPLAGLDPIALMARLDGEQPFPPLPSRVPAELSALVLGCLSRDPDARPSAAEIATELARLAPMLATREPYRGLAPYERRDAEVFRGREREIDELVARVEREPLVRIVGAAGVGKTSLVRAGLVPRLERTQRWHVLVVQPGPSPFASIARAIVDASEGVPAARDDRDLEARLRTSPGALGLALGRLATALRKRVLLVIDPLDDPTSERDETRLLGAAVARAVGDPAEPVRIVVVARDETITGDVSTATTRVRPLAGAALHEAITRSLDRADVEDATVVDVLVEETSAAPGGASLPIVSLVLQRLWERREGARLTRADYDAIGGAVGALAAHAEEWVAQLSEADVGLARAVLRRTADAGVIARDRLVAGLGDSAGALVERLVDERILARDGETITLAHPGLVRAWPRLAEWIATQPDVHRTVLAAAERWARSGRARALLLTRHELDELAAAGGAPPAWPEDARALVRASEDTLRARRVITIAIGVSIAIVITMVIALSR is encoded by the coding sequence ATGAGCGTCGCGGAGGGCTCCGAGGTCGGGGCGATCGTCGGGCCCTACCGCGTGCTGCGTCCGATCGCGTCGGGCGGCATGGGCCGCGTCTACCTCGCGCGACACGTCGAGCTCGGGCGCCTCGCCGCGCTGAAGTTCCTCGCGCGCACCCTCGCAGGCTCGGGGCGCGCGCGTGCGCAGTTCACGTTCGAGGCGCGCGCGACCGCGTCGCTCTCGCACCCGAACGTCATCACGGTCTACGACGTCGGCGAGCACGGCGGGCGTCCCTACGTCGCGCTCGAGTACGTGCACGGCCGGACGCTGCACCAGCTGCTGCGCGCCGATCCTCCGAGCATCGGGCGCGCGGCGCAGCTCGCGGAGGGCATCGCGCGCGCGATCGCGGCGGCGCACGAGGTCGGGCTGCTGCATCGCGATCTGAAGCCGAGCAACGTGGTCGTGGGACACGACGATCGGGTGCGCGTGCTCGACTTCGGCATCGCGCGACTGGTCGAGGAAGACGGCCCGGTCGCGCCCGACGATCTCACACGCTTCGATCTGCGTCCCTCGGCGATCGCGCGGTCGGCGGACGCGTCGGTCGCGGGCACGCCGGCGTACATGGCGCCCGAGCAGTGGGAAGGCCGCGACGCGCGGGGCACCGACTCCTGGGCGATCGGGCTCGTGCTCTACGAGATGCTCGCGCGGAAGCAGCCGCTCGCGGGGCTCGATCCCATCGCGCTGATGGCGCGCCTCGACGGCGAGCAGCCCTTCCCTCCGCTGCCGTCGCGCGTGCCCGCGGAGCTCTCGGCGCTGGTGCTCGGCTGCCTCTCGCGCGACCCCGACGCGCGCCCGAGCGCGGCGGAGATCGCGACCGAGCTGGCGCGCCTCGCACCGATGCTCGCGACCCGCGAGCCCTATCGCGGCCTCGCGCCCTACGAGCGCCGCGACGCCGAGGTCTTCCGCGGGCGCGAGCGTGAGATCGACGAGCTCGTCGCGCGCGTCGAGCGCGAGCCGCTGGTGCGCATCGTCGGTGCTGCGGGCGTGGGCAAGACCTCGTTGGTGCGTGCCGGGCTCGTGCCGCGGCTCGAGCGCACCCAGCGATGGCACGTGCTCGTGGTCCAGCCGGGGCCGAGCCCGTTCGCGAGCATCGCCCGCGCGATCGTCGATGCGTCCGAGGGCGTGCCCGCGGCGCGCGACGATCGCGACCTCGAGGCGCGGCTGCGCACCTCCCCGGGCGCGCTCGGCCTCGCGCTCGGGCGGCTCGCGACGGCGCTGCGCAAGCGCGTGCTGCTGGTGATCGATCCGCTCGACGATCCCACGAGCGAGCGCGACGAGACGCGCCTGCTCGGCGCGGCGGTGGCGCGCGCGGTGGGCGATCCCGCGGAGCCGGTGCGCATCGTGGTGGTCGCGCGCGACGAGACGATCACGGGTGACGTGAGCACCGCGACGACGCGCGTCCGACCGCTCGCGGGGGCGGCGCTGCACGAGGCGATCACGCGCTCGCTCGATCGCGCCGACGTGGAGGACGCGACCGTCGTGGACGTGCTGGTCGAGGAGACGAGCGCGGCGCCGGGTGGCGCGAGCCTGCCGATCGTTTCGTTGGTGCTCCAACGATTGTGGGAGCGCCGCGAAGGCGCGCGGCTCACGCGCGCGGACTACGATGCGATCGGAGGCGCGGTCGGCGCGCTCGCCGCGCACGCCGAGGAGTGGGTCGCGCAGCTCTCCGAGGCCGATGTCGGGCTCGCGCGCGCCGTGCTGCGACGGACCGCGGACGCCGGCGTGATCGCACGCGACAGGCTCGTCGCGGGGCTCGGGGATTCGGCGGGCGCGCTCGTGGAGCGCCTGGTCGACGAGCGCATCCTCGCGCGCGACGGCGAGACGATCACGCTCGCGCACCCCGGGCTCGTCCGCGCCTGGCCTCGGCTCGCCGAGTGGATCGCGACGCAGCCCGACGTGCACCGCACCGTGCTCGCGGCGGCGGAGCGCTGGGCGCGCAGTGGCCGTGCGCGCGCGCTGCTCCTCACGCGCCACGAGCTCGACGAGCTCGCCGCGGCCGGAGGCGCGCCGCCTGCGTGGCCGGAGGACGCACGCGCGCTGGTGCGTGCCTCCGAGGACACGCTCCGCGCGCGTCGTGTGATCACGATCGCGATCGGTGTGTCGATCGCGATCGTGATCACGATGGTGATCGCGCTGAGCCGCTAG
- a CDS encoding serine/threonine-protein kinase, whose translation MHDRLDPGATLGDFVVERHLARGGMADVYLARERSSGALVALKVIAADLAVVQRELEHEARAATRVRHPNVASVLGAGVDAGRAFLVMEHVDGVSVRDLLGALARVVVPIAVRLHVIAGAARGLHAAHEACDERGVPLGLVHRDVSPSNVLLARDGHARVIDFGIAKTRERATQTRLGVLKGKLSYMSPEQAAGARLDARSDVFSLGVVLHELLSERKLFAAPSPAELRRLVVRAEIPPLPAHVPASIAALVTAMLQRDPASRPGSAREVAEIVDTALRGDEAAQLAAIVEHVARSREQDDAVFEGATMIDD comes from the coding sequence GTGCACGATCGGCTCGATCCCGGCGCGACGCTCGGCGACTTCGTCGTCGAGCGTCATCTCGCGCGTGGTGGCATGGCCGACGTCTATCTCGCGCGCGAGCGATCGAGCGGCGCGCTCGTCGCGCTCAAGGTGATCGCCGCCGATCTCGCGGTGGTGCAGCGCGAGCTCGAGCACGAGGCACGCGCGGCGACGCGGGTGCGTCATCCCAACGTCGCGTCGGTGCTCGGTGCGGGCGTGGACGCAGGGCGTGCGTTCCTCGTGATGGAGCACGTCGATGGAGTCTCGGTGCGCGATCTGCTCGGCGCGCTCGCGCGCGTCGTGGTGCCGATCGCGGTGCGGCTCCACGTGATCGCAGGCGCGGCGCGCGGGCTCCATGCGGCGCACGAAGCGTGCGACGAGCGCGGCGTGCCGCTCGGTCTGGTGCACCGCGACGTGAGCCCGTCGAACGTGCTGCTCGCGCGCGACGGGCACGCGCGCGTGATCGACTTCGGCATCGCGAAGACGCGCGAGCGCGCGACCCAGACGCGCCTCGGGGTGCTCAAGGGCAAGCTCTCGTACATGTCGCCCGAGCAGGCCGCGGGCGCGCGGCTCGACGCGCGCAGCGATGTCTTCTCGCTCGGCGTGGTGCTGCACGAGCTGCTCTCGGAGCGGAAGCTCTTCGCCGCGCCGAGCCCGGCGGAGCTGCGCCGCCTCGTGGTGCGCGCCGAGATCCCGCCGCTGCCCGCGCACGTGCCCGCGTCGATCGCGGCGCTCGTGACCGCGATGCTGCAGCGCGATCCCGCGTCACGTCCCGGGAGCGCGCGCGAGGTCGCGGAGATCGTCGACACCGCACTGCGCGGCGACGAAGCAGCGCAGCTCGCGGCGATCGTCGAGCACGTCGCGCGCTCACGCGAGCAGGACGACGCGGTCTTCGAGGGGGCGACGATGATCGACGACTGA
- a CDS encoding FHA domain-containing protein, with protein sequence MRIRARAHVDYEDGTRDTFEIARSPVTIGRAPTCDVALIGARRVEWEHARIELARDAVSFTPLATPDETPVRAPYGRAVALGDARITFERIEGPGMRAYWMRGLSAAVAMVIVASLATLVIGRRGARAAAAEDAPGSSRPALFDEDLAASCDQEERAGRRTLELSLAARALREQRAFDVQDGVRAVETFARAAACAEHVGDELGADALRAEGDELRTELEERAARLVARVRRARQREDAEAELTALRSLLELLAHRDDELAQEYVARARTLEAETSRTSRFPRLGR encoded by the coding sequence ATGCGCATCCGAGCTCGGGCTCACGTGGACTACGAGGACGGCACCCGCGACACGTTCGAGATCGCGCGCTCGCCGGTGACGATCGGCCGCGCGCCGACCTGCGACGTCGCGCTGATCGGGGCGCGCCGCGTCGAGTGGGAGCACGCGCGGATCGAGCTCGCGCGGGACGCGGTGAGCTTCACGCCGCTCGCGACGCCGGACGAGACGCCGGTCCGTGCGCCCTACGGGCGCGCGGTCGCGCTCGGCGATGCGCGCATCACGTTCGAGCGCATCGAAGGGCCCGGCATGCGCGCGTACTGGATGCGCGGGCTCTCGGCTGCGGTCGCGATGGTGATCGTGGCGTCGCTCGCGACGCTCGTGATCGGACGTCGTGGCGCGCGCGCGGCCGCGGCGGAGGATGCGCCGGGCTCGTCGCGCCCCGCGCTGTTCGACGAGGATCTCGCGGCATCGTGCGATCAGGAGGAGCGCGCGGGACGGCGCACGCTCGAGCTCTCGCTCGCCGCGCGCGCGCTTCGAGAGCAACGCGCGTTCGACGTGCAGGACGGAGTGCGCGCGGTCGAGACGTTCGCGCGCGCGGCGGCGTGCGCCGAGCACGTCGGCGACGAGCTCGGTGCCGACGCGCTGCGCGCCGAGGGCGACGAGCTCCGCACCGAGCTCGAGGAGCGCGCGGCGCGCCTGGTCGCGCGGGTGCGGCGGGCGCGACAGCGCGAGGACGCGGAGGCGGAGCTCACCGCGCTGCGCTCGCTGCTCGAGCTCCTCGCGCATCGCGACGACGAGCTCGCGCAGGAGTACGTCGCGCGAGCGCGCACGCTCGAGGCCGAGACGTCGCGTACCTCGCGCTTCCCGCGGCTGGGTCGCTGA
- a CDS encoding sigma 54-interacting transcriptional regulator, with product MAWDEEVTAEAGTEAIATAGPELSLVHVHGPGLSSAVTMPLLDALVIGRAREPGVYAIPDARISRKHVRLLPEGERVRVEDTSTNGTFVMGARVQRAIAGDGDVIRAGDSLFVVRLRARGAIDASVAALLGTAPSMQRLRGAIRTVAPHDVPILVLGESGTGKELVARALHDASGRSGAFVALNCGAIPEALAESQLFGHVAGAFTGARSDFPGVLRQAHGGTLFLDEIGEMPLAIQAKLLRALEERVVTPVGSTKTFAAQATIVAATHRDLRAAVDEGRFRGDLYSRLAGVVLRTPPLRERREDVLALVERTLGRTTSELDTDLAEALLLHPWPFNVRELLRVATELRIRAAEGPLTLATIADRLDVPSLSARRVAVSTATTMESEVVVLVEPATPTIVPSPPAIAAPPPRKKKSRPQRPPPDREELAGLVEEHGTNVSRIARALGYSRRQTRRFLITGGWMSESDPDVD from the coding sequence ATGGCGTGGGACGAGGAAGTCACCGCCGAGGCGGGAACGGAAGCGATCGCGACGGCGGGCCCCGAGCTCTCGCTGGTGCACGTGCACGGGCCGGGGCTCTCGAGCGCGGTCACGATGCCGCTGCTCGATGCGCTGGTGATCGGGCGCGCGCGCGAGCCGGGTGTCTACGCGATCCCCGATGCGCGCATCTCGCGCAAGCACGTGCGGCTGCTGCCCGAGGGTGAACGGGTCCGCGTCGAGGACACGAGCACCAACGGCACGTTCGTGATGGGCGCCCGCGTGCAGCGCGCGATCGCGGGCGATGGCGACGTGATCCGCGCGGGCGACTCGCTCTTCGTGGTGCGGCTCCGCGCGCGCGGCGCGATCGACGCGAGCGTCGCGGCGCTGCTCGGCACCGCACCGAGCATGCAGCGGCTGCGCGGCGCGATCCGCACGGTCGCGCCGCACGACGTACCGATCCTGGTGCTCGGCGAGAGCGGCACCGGCAAGGAGCTCGTCGCGCGCGCGCTGCACGACGCGAGTGGGCGCAGCGGCGCGTTCGTCGCGCTCAACTGCGGCGCGATCCCCGAGGCGCTCGCGGAGAGCCAGCTCTTCGGGCACGTCGCGGGCGCGTTCACCGGCGCGCGCAGCGACTTCCCGGGCGTGCTGCGACAGGCCCACGGAGGCACGCTCTTCCTCGACGAGATCGGCGAGATGCCGCTCGCGATCCAGGCGAAGCTGCTGCGCGCGCTCGAAGAGCGCGTGGTGACGCCGGTCGGGTCGACCAAGACGTTCGCGGCGCAGGCGACGATCGTCGCGGCGACGCATCGCGATCTGCGCGCGGCCGTCGACGAGGGGCGCTTCCGCGGCGACCTCTACTCGCGGCTCGCCGGCGTGGTGCTGCGTACGCCGCCGCTGCGCGAGCGTCGCGAGGACGTGCTCGCGCTGGTGGAGCGCACGCTCGGCCGGACGACGTCGGAGCTCGACACCGACCTCGCGGAGGCGCTGCTGCTCCACCCGTGGCCGTTCAACGTGCGCGAGCTGCTCCGCGTCGCGACCGAGCTGCGCATCCGCGCGGCCGAGGGCCCGCTCACGCTCGCGACGATCGCCGATCGCCTCGACGTGCCCTCGCTCTCCGCGCGTCGCGTCGCGGTGAGCACGGCGACGACGATGGAGAGCGAGGTGGTGGTGCTCGTCGAGCCCGCGACCCCGACGATCGTGCCGAGCCCGCCCGCGATCGCGGCGCCGCCGCCGCGCAAGAAGAAGTCGCGTCCCCAGCGCCCGCCGCCCGATCGTGAAGAGCTCGCAGGCCTCGTCGAGGAGCACGGCACCAACGTGTCGCGCATCGCGCGCGCGCTCGGATACTCGCGACGTCAGACCCGGCGATTCCTGATCACCGGCGGCTGGATGAGCGAGAGCGACCCCGACGTGGACTGA
- a CDS encoding TadE/TadG family type IV pilus assembly protein — MRVRHDERGAVYAEIAIAILPLFTLVMGVAQLALIAQASLVVRHAAQSAVRSAVVVLDDDESYYGGSPRLMIEDDAPPGALTAVVTAMSGSPGGLPAASRLGTIRTAAFRPLLGIAPGPSQVASGRAARSIRHAIGGASNDRLAFAVIYLDAAAAVTFPETPGSSSLRTSFAPDEPITARVTMAYPCLVPLVAELLCDEFDALDTSDLSYAARPGALSGVLDGNVRYRLIQAEATLTNQGAPYPYP; from the coding sequence ATGCGAGTCCGACACGACGAGCGAGGCGCGGTGTACGCCGAGATCGCGATCGCGATCCTGCCGCTCTTCACGCTGGTGATGGGCGTCGCGCAGCTCGCGCTGATCGCGCAGGCGTCGCTCGTGGTGCGCCACGCGGCGCAGAGCGCGGTGCGCAGCGCGGTGGTCGTGCTCGACGACGACGAGTCGTACTACGGCGGATCGCCGCGCTTGATGATCGAGGACGACGCGCCGCCGGGCGCGCTCACCGCGGTGGTCACCGCGATGTCGGGCTCGCCGGGCGGACTGCCCGCAGCGAGCCGCCTCGGCACCATCCGCACCGCTGCGTTCCGGCCGCTGCTCGGCATCGCGCCCGGGCCCTCGCAGGTCGCGTCGGGCCGCGCGGCACGCAGCATCCGCCACGCGATCGGCGGGGCCTCGAACGACCGCCTCGCGTTCGCGGTGATCTATCTGGATGCCGCCGCGGCGGTGACGTTCCCCGAGACGCCGGGCTCGTCGTCGCTCCGCACGAGCTTCGCGCCCGACGAGCCGATCACGGCGCGCGTGACGATGGCGTATCCGTGCCTCGTGCCGCTCGTCGCGGAGCTGCTCTGCGACGAGTTCGATGCGCTCGACACCAGCGATCTCTCGTACGCCGCGCGCCCCGGCGCGCTCTCCGGCGTGCTCGACGGGAACGTTCGATATCGACTGATCCAGGCCGAGGCGACGCTCACGAACCAAGGCGCGCCCTACCCGTATCCCTGA